The proteins below are encoded in one region of Oceaniferula marina:
- a CDS encoding sigma-70 family RNA polymerase sigma factor translates to MSPAPTNHAENQGKKLSDREFELAIKGIQRGLCGYIASITSHSSDRDDILQETNLFLWQRKNEFKSGTNFKAWAFKVAYFKAMGSRRDKVRRGEEVFSEDITQRIATGAESYFDNSPDKFPALENCLKKLKPEEYQLLQEKYFKGNTITDFSRRNKQSAGTLLKKLSRIRLRLRACIEQQLP, encoded by the coding sequence TTGAGTCCTGCCCCTACAAATCATGCCGAAAACCAAGGCAAAAAATTATCTGACCGTGAATTTGAATTAGCGATCAAAGGCATTCAACGGGGGCTGTGCGGCTATATTGCCTCCATCACCAGCCATTCCAGTGACCGAGATGACATCCTTCAGGAAACCAATCTTTTCCTCTGGCAACGCAAAAACGAATTCAAGTCCGGCACCAACTTCAAAGCCTGGGCATTCAAGGTCGCTTATTTCAAAGCGATGGGCAGCCGCAGAGACAAAGTCCGCCGAGGTGAAGAAGTCTTCAGTGAAGACATCACCCAACGCATCGCCACAGGGGCTGAAAGCTATTTCGATAATAGCCCTGACAAATTCCCCGCTCTGGAAAACTGCCTGAAAAAGCTCAAACCCGAGGAATACCAACTCCTTCAGGAGAAATATTTCAAGGGCAACACCATCACCGATTTCTCCCGCCGGAACAAACAATCGGCAGGCACCCTTTTAAAAAAACTCTCCCGTATTCGACTCCGACTCAGGGCATGCATCGAACAACAACTGCCTTAA
- a CDS encoding PEP-CTERM sorting domain-containing protein translates to MKSTCAIALSFGMATAANAALTVATDVSQTTVNADLSLITQDNASDGAIASSLNDVWVTNSGFTSAVITLELAGGDDVVVDGIAFWNYTPFDSGNGTATATIEFFNDGVSQGTATPFAPNQDSTGSNTPTQQNFVIATQTADTAILTLSTNYGGDRVGFNEIQFDTTAVPEPSSAALIGLGGLSLILRRRK, encoded by the coding sequence ATGAAAAGCACATGCGCAATCGCGCTTTCATTCGGAATGGCAACTGCCGCTAACGCAGCTCTCACAGTGGCAACTGATGTCAGCCAAACAACCGTCAATGCTGATCTGAGTCTCATTACTCAAGACAACGCAAGTGATGGTGCAATTGCTTCTTCCCTCAATGATGTATGGGTAACGAATTCGGGGTTCACTTCTGCGGTGATCACATTGGAGCTCGCCGGCGGTGACGACGTGGTAGTGGACGGAATCGCGTTTTGGAACTACACTCCATTCGATTCTGGAAACGGAACTGCAACCGCCACGATTGAGTTCTTTAACGATGGCGTCAGCCAAGGAACAGCGACGCCCTTTGCCCCGAACCAAGATTCCACAGGAAGTAATACACCCACGCAGCAAAACTTCGTCATTGCAACCCAAACTGCGGACACAGCTATCCTTACACTCAGCACGAATTACGGAGGGGACCGCGTTGGATTCAATGAAATTCAATTCGATACCACAGCCGTCCCCGAACCATCTTCCGCAGCCCTTATCGGCCTGGGTGGACTTTCACTGATCCTGCGTCGTCGCAAATAG
- a CDS encoding alpha-galactosidase, whose amino-acid sequence MIDIIYPWRMIKLHDYLMGRRGLSLLFFTLISTSTMAQQQLYLDTLDLSLAETGYGMTRSKRSVDGNPLAIGGQKFERGIGCHANSALRLKLDGKATQFSAMVGIDDEVEDGRASVIFKLVGDGKTLWESPVMDGGEKPLAVKQDLRGIEMLTLLVNDANDGNRYDHADWAEAKVSYEGAAPEITGNQIVLEMAASTLAFELRGEKLYQSYFGTRLARVQDSQEKGGFAYPTYWDENRGEHAISLVQADGKISLDLHYRSHIRKDLNENQTELVFTMMDPEYPVEVNLHYLVSKRENVVERWAVVRNLGEGDVVIHHAASGFLSLESDKFYLTSITGQQNGEAYIKEELLKNGIKEVRVVTGARTSQLAQPGFILAMDHPAEEERGEVIIGALAWSGNWRMRFESKGDTQLSAQFGYDPHMSRYRLSKGERLETPRLILSHSNQGKGEATRNLHRWALAYGVRDGDQPRRILLNSWEGAYFTFDDELIKRMITDAAKTGIELFVLDDGWFGRKYPRDHDRAGLGDWMVNTAKLKGGVQGLIDHSKKEGIDFGIWVEPEMVNPKSELYEKHPEWVITLPKRHQRLQRSQLILDLTNPAVQDYIFDFMDDLLGKHPGISYIKWDCNRTISDPGSNYLSADRQEHLWIDYVKGYYSVLDRITKKYPKVVFQACGSGGGRVDYGNMKYHHEYWVSDNTDARERVLMQWSISHLFPAIASAAHVTESPNHYTGRETSIKYRFDVAMMGRLGFELRPERVPEKDMEFSKKALEIYKDIRPVVQLGDLYRLRSPFKTKMASLMYVLEGEEAPTEALFFAFTTEKNLLDAHAPVKLAGLDPSARYKLTEINMVDANKPMTKMHGKEFGGDYLMSKGISLPWRTGDYQSVVIRLEELATK is encoded by the coding sequence ATGATTGATATAATTTACCCATGGCGTATGATCAAGCTTCATGATTATCTGATGGGGAGGCGAGGCCTCTCTCTTTTGTTTTTTACTCTGATTTCGACTTCTACGATGGCACAGCAACAACTTTACTTGGATACTTTGGATCTTTCACTGGCAGAAACAGGCTATGGTATGACGCGCTCCAAGCGGTCGGTCGACGGGAACCCGCTGGCGATAGGTGGGCAGAAATTTGAACGGGGTATTGGATGTCATGCCAACAGTGCCCTGAGGCTGAAACTCGACGGGAAAGCAACGCAGTTTTCGGCGATGGTGGGTATTGATGATGAGGTTGAAGATGGTCGTGCCAGTGTGATTTTTAAATTGGTCGGTGATGGCAAAACCCTGTGGGAAAGCCCGGTGATGGACGGTGGAGAAAAACCCTTGGCTGTGAAGCAGGACCTTCGTGGTATTGAAATGCTGACCTTGCTCGTGAACGATGCCAACGATGGGAATCGGTATGATCATGCGGATTGGGCGGAGGCCAAAGTTAGCTACGAAGGAGCGGCTCCTGAGATCACAGGTAATCAAATCGTTCTGGAGATGGCAGCCAGCACTCTGGCCTTTGAGTTGCGAGGGGAGAAACTCTATCAGAGTTATTTCGGGACCCGCTTAGCCCGCGTTCAGGATTCCCAGGAGAAGGGTGGCTTCGCTTATCCTACGTATTGGGATGAGAACCGTGGTGAGCATGCTATTTCCCTTGTGCAGGCGGATGGAAAAATTTCGCTCGATCTCCATTACCGCAGCCACATCCGGAAGGACCTCAACGAGAATCAGACCGAGCTGGTCTTTACGATGATGGATCCGGAGTATCCTGTGGAGGTGAATCTGCACTACCTCGTATCCAAGCGTGAAAACGTAGTTGAGCGCTGGGCGGTGGTGCGCAATCTTGGAGAGGGTGATGTGGTGATTCATCACGCGGCTTCCGGGTTTCTTTCTCTGGAATCGGACAAGTTTTATCTCACGTCGATTACGGGGCAACAAAATGGTGAAGCGTATATCAAAGAGGAGTTATTAAAGAATGGCATCAAGGAAGTCCGCGTCGTCACAGGAGCCCGCACGAGTCAGTTGGCACAGCCTGGATTTATTCTGGCGATGGACCATCCTGCGGAGGAAGAGAGGGGAGAAGTCATCATTGGCGCACTGGCATGGTCCGGGAATTGGCGGATGCGATTTGAGTCGAAGGGTGATACTCAATTGTCGGCTCAGTTTGGTTATGACCCTCATATGTCGCGTTACCGCCTTTCCAAGGGGGAGCGTTTGGAGACTCCACGTCTGATCCTTTCTCACAGCAATCAGGGGAAGGGCGAGGCTACCCGCAACCTTCACCGCTGGGCTCTCGCCTACGGTGTGCGCGATGGTGACCAGCCGCGCCGCATTCTGTTGAACTCCTGGGAGGGCGCCTATTTTACTTTTGATGATGAACTCATCAAGCGCATGATCACCGATGCTGCCAAGACCGGGATTGAATTGTTTGTGTTAGATGACGGTTGGTTTGGTAGAAAATATCCACGTGACCATGATCGCGCCGGTCTGGGAGACTGGATGGTGAATACAGCCAAACTCAAGGGTGGTGTGCAGGGGCTGATCGACCATTCTAAGAAAGAAGGGATTGATTTTGGCATCTGGGTGGAACCTGAAATGGTGAATCCGAAGTCCGAGCTTTACGAAAAGCATCCGGAGTGGGTGATTACCTTGCCCAAGCGTCATCAGCGGCTGCAGCGTAGTCAACTTATTCTCGATCTCACCAATCCGGCGGTGCAGGATTATATCTTCGACTTCATGGACGACCTGCTCGGCAAACATCCGGGTATCAGCTACATTAAGTGGGACTGTAACCGCACCATCAGTGACCCCGGGTCGAACTATTTGTCAGCGGATCGTCAGGAGCATTTGTGGATTGATTATGTGAAGGGATACTACAGTGTGCTGGACAGGATCACGAAAAAGTATCCGAAGGTTGTTTTCCAAGCTTGCGGTTCCGGTGGTGGACGGGTTGATTACGGAAATATGAAATACCATCATGAATATTGGGTGAGTGATAATACGGATGCCCGGGAGCGTGTATTGATGCAGTGGTCGATCAGTCATCTTTTTCCTGCCATAGCCAGCGCAGCGCACGTTACGGAATCGCCTAACCATTACACCGGGCGTGAGACATCGATCAAGTATCGCTTTGATGTCGCGATGATGGGTCGTCTAGGATTTGAGCTTCGCCCTGAACGTGTGCCGGAGAAGGACATGGAGTTTTCCAAAAAGGCTCTCGAGATTTACAAAGATATTCGACCCGTGGTTCAGCTTGGAGATCTCTACCGATTGCGTTCTCCTTTCAAGACGAAGATGGCATCGCTGATGTATGTGCTGGAAGGTGAAGAGGCGCCTACAGAAGCTCTCTTCTTTGCCTTCACCACAGAGAAAAACTTACTTGATGCCCATGCTCCCGTGAAGTTGGCCGGACTCGACCCGTCAGCCCGTTACAAGCTAACAGAAATTAACATGGTCGATGCCAATAAACCCATGACCAAGATGCATGGTAAAGAATTTGGAGGTGATTACCTGATGTCCAAGGGGATTTCTTTGCCATGGAGAACCGGTGACTACCAGAGTGTGGTCATTCGGCTTGAAGAGCTTGCAACGAAATAA